One segment of Natronosalvus halobius DNA contains the following:
- a CDS encoding heme NO-binding domain-containing protein, with translation MHGLVHQTLKTYVVEKTDEASWAVVLERSGIDPRLYLPVSHYPDEEIATILETVAELSGHEVAAVERDFGRTLAPALLQNFRAHWRDDWALADLLEALEEIAVALAAKSAENRPPTVTCESTNSGLRVTYRSHRDHPAMAHGILEGLAREFEVDATVTRVETERTGEETRAVFRLSGDGLE, from the coding sequence ATGCACGGACTCGTCCACCAGACGCTGAAGACCTACGTCGTCGAGAAGACCGACGAAGCGAGCTGGGCGGTCGTCCTCGAGCGCTCGGGGATCGATCCCCGGCTCTACCTGCCGGTCTCGCACTACCCCGACGAGGAGATCGCGACGATTCTCGAGACCGTCGCCGAGCTGTCGGGTCACGAGGTGGCCGCCGTCGAGCGCGACTTCGGCCGAACGCTTGCTCCCGCGTTACTCCAGAACTTCCGCGCGCACTGGCGAGACGACTGGGCGCTCGCCGACCTCCTCGAGGCGCTCGAAGAGATCGCCGTCGCGCTCGCGGCGAAGTCAGCCGAGAACCGACCGCCGACAGTGACCTGCGAGTCGACCAATTCAGGCCTTCGGGTTACCTACCGATCGCACCGCGACCACCCGGCGATGGCCCACGGCATCCTGGAGGGGCTGGCCCGTGAGTTCGAAGTGGACGCGACGGTAACCCGGGTCGAGACCGAGCGGACCGGCGAGGAGACGCGCGCTGTGTTTCGACTGTCCGGCGACGGACTCGAGTGA
- a CDS encoding ribose-phosphate diphosphokinase: protein MTTIVSASSSQALAAALARERDATLASVAYDRFPDGELFVSLQDESANLEGERVVVVAATASSDAHVELLCLQDAVQEAGASEVVTVIPYMGYGRQDRAFEPGEPISARAVARSISTGTDAVFVVTPHEDSVCEFFEPTATPVDAASVLADPLPADLEEPVFLSPDSGAIELAETVCDAYGRGDTDYFEKTRRSGTEVEISPSDVDVANRDVVVADDIIATGGTMSEAVAVLGERGVGRVFVTCVHPLLVRNAYTRLSNAGVEAVYGTDTLERPTSAVSVAPVVAEALESAGSLN from the coding sequence ATGACCACCATCGTCAGCGCCTCGAGTTCCCAGGCGCTCGCGGCCGCCCTGGCCCGCGAACGCGACGCGACGCTCGCCAGCGTCGCCTACGACCGCTTCCCCGACGGCGAACTGTTCGTCAGCCTCCAGGACGAGTCGGCAAACCTCGAGGGCGAGCGCGTCGTCGTCGTCGCCGCGACGGCCTCGAGCGACGCCCACGTCGAACTGCTCTGTCTGCAGGACGCCGTCCAGGAGGCCGGGGCGTCCGAGGTCGTCACCGTCATCCCGTACATGGGCTACGGCCGCCAGGATAGGGCGTTCGAACCCGGTGAGCCGATTTCGGCGCGCGCCGTCGCCCGGTCGATCTCGACCGGCACCGACGCCGTCTTCGTCGTCACCCCGCACGAGGACTCCGTCTGTGAGTTCTTCGAACCGACGGCGACGCCCGTCGACGCCGCGAGCGTCCTCGCCGACCCGCTTCCGGCCGACCTGGAGGAGCCCGTCTTTCTCTCCCCGGACTCGGGGGCGATCGAGCTGGCCGAAACCGTCTGCGACGCCTACGGTCGCGGCGACACGGACTACTTCGAGAAGACCCGCCGCTCCGGCACCGAGGTCGAAATCTCGCCGAGCGACGTCGACGTCGCGAATCGAGACGTCGTCGTCGCAGACGACATCATCGCCACCGGCGGCACGATGAGCGAGGCCGTCGCCGTCCTCGGCGAGCGCGGCGTCGGGCGCGTCTTCGTCACCTGCGTCCACCCGCTTCTCGTCCGGAACGCCTACACGCGGCTCTCGAACGCCGGGGTCGAGGCCGTTTACGGCACCGACACCCTCGAGCGACCGACGAGCGCCGTCTCAGTCGCGCCAGTCGTCGCCGAGGCGCTCGAGAGCGCGGGTTCCCTCAACTGA
- a CDS encoding HVO_0234 family beta-propeller protein — MVSIDEKRVYGAREGATAAYVAAEMGVVRVLISGDAVGEFSLLERCTARDLAAGVGWLAVATDEDVLVWDLSSESEEPAFARTDFGPAVTVGIRDETLLAADTSGRAGSLDLEALAVGDWRDLAFADAKASEEPTVRAADGDLLATDAGVYRLSGTRLAHAGLSAVRDVSTAGIPLAATADGLYRLGNGWMRDLEGAFDRVAADPLSDPGSLARAHALGDAVYEHGADGADSGAASENGWRRLEAPNPDLVDIAYGDGVYAVTEDGTVLVADSGRGPGTEARWRPHPVGVRGVAAMVVPLERA; from the coding sequence ATGGTCTCGATCGACGAAAAGCGCGTCTACGGTGCCCGCGAGGGGGCAACGGCGGCCTACGTCGCAGCCGAGATGGGCGTCGTCCGCGTGCTGATTTCGGGGGACGCCGTCGGCGAGTTCTCGCTGCTCGAGCGCTGTACCGCCCGCGACCTCGCGGCGGGCGTCGGCTGGTTGGCCGTCGCGACCGACGAGGACGTCCTGGTCTGGGACCTGTCGAGCGAGTCCGAGGAGCCCGCGTTCGCTCGAACCGACTTCGGTCCCGCCGTCACCGTCGGAATCCGCGACGAGACGCTATTGGCCGCTGACACGAGTGGCCGAGCAGGCAGTCTGGACCTCGAGGCGCTCGCGGTGGGCGACTGGCGCGACCTCGCGTTTGCAGACGCGAAGGCCTCCGAGGAACCGACCGTCCGGGCCGCAGACGGCGACCTCCTCGCGACCGACGCGGGCGTCTACCGACTCTCGGGAACCCGGCTCGCACACGCCGGACTCTCGGCCGTCCGTGACGTCTCCACCGCCGGCATCCCCCTGGCAGCGACCGCGGACGGCCTCTACCGCCTCGGCAACGGCTGGATGCGCGACCTCGAGGGAGCGTTCGATCGGGTCGCGGCGGATCCGCTGAGCGACCCCGGATCGCTCGCTCGCGCCCACGCGCTGGGCGACGCAGTGTACGAACACGGCGCGGACGGAGCGGACTCCGGAGCGGCGAGCGAAAACGGCTGGCGGCGCCTCGAAGCGCCGAACCCCGACCTCGTGGACATCGCGTACGGCGACGGCGTCTACGCGGTTACCGAGGACGGAACCGTCCTGGTGGCCGACTCAGGTCGGGGACCGGGAACCGAGGCCCGCTGGCGGCCCCATCCGGTCGGCGTTCGCGGCGTCGCCGCGATGGTCGTTCCGCTCGAGCGCGCCTGA
- the glmM gene encoding phosphoglucosamine mutase produces the protein MKVFGSSGTRGVANEELTPAFVLRVAKAAGTAWGVDRVAVARDTRYTGRMMADAATSGLASTGTDVDRLGIVPTPGAQFYAEREGVPTIVITASHNPPQYNGVKLVGSDGVELAVSDLEEIEQTLLGETFSVASWDETGRVREVDGVREDYVDELLVNVDREKIADAGLTVALDPGHGAGSLTSPGFFRALGCRVVTVNAQPDGHFPGRDPEPVSQNLTDLGRLVRATDADLGVAHDGDADRAIFFDETGTYVEGDATLAALAAAELEPDDVTVSAVNVSQRLVDVANDVGADLELTPIGSTNIITRIEELELNDRHVPIAGEGNGGIFFPDFRLARDGGYTAARFLELVADRPVSEIVAPYDGYANVRRNVAYESTAERDAMLDAAANQARSADADLNTRDGYRLDYGDAWVLARPSGTEPLVRIYAEARERERAEALVTEMHEALVEAKERA, from the coding sequence ATGAAGGTATTCGGATCGAGCGGGACCCGCGGCGTCGCCAACGAGGAACTGACGCCGGCGTTCGTACTCCGGGTCGCCAAAGCGGCGGGGACCGCCTGGGGGGTCGACCGGGTCGCAGTCGCTCGAGACACCCGGTACACGGGTCGAATGATGGCCGACGCGGCCACGAGCGGGCTGGCGAGTACGGGAACGGACGTCGACCGCCTCGGGATCGTCCCCACGCCCGGTGCGCAGTTCTACGCCGAGCGTGAGGGAGTGCCGACCATCGTCATCACGGCCTCGCACAACCCGCCCCAGTACAACGGCGTCAAACTCGTGGGAAGCGACGGGGTCGAACTCGCGGTGTCCGATCTCGAGGAGATCGAACAGACCCTGCTCGGAGAGACGTTCTCGGTCGCATCGTGGGACGAGACGGGCCGCGTTCGTGAGGTGGACGGCGTGCGTGAGGACTACGTCGACGAGTTACTGGTGAACGTCGACCGCGAGAAAATCGCCGATGCCGGACTGACGGTCGCACTCGATCCCGGTCACGGCGCCGGCTCGCTCACGAGTCCCGGCTTCTTCCGGGCGCTCGGTTGCCGCGTCGTCACGGTCAACGCCCAGCCCGACGGCCACTTCCCCGGCCGGGACCCGGAGCCGGTCAGCCAGAACCTCACCGATCTCGGTCGACTCGTCCGCGCGACCGACGCCGACCTCGGAGTAGCCCACGATGGGGACGCCGACCGGGCCATCTTCTTCGACGAGACCGGCACCTACGTCGAGGGCGACGCCACCCTGGCCGCCCTCGCCGCCGCGGAACTCGAGCCCGACGACGTCACCGTCTCCGCGGTAAACGTCTCCCAGCGGCTGGTCGACGTGGCCAACGACGTCGGCGCCGATCTCGAGTTGACGCCGATCGGCTCGACGAACATCATCACCCGGATCGAGGAACTCGAGTTGAACGACCGCCACGTCCCGATCGCGGGCGAGGGCAACGGCGGGATCTTCTTCCCCGACTTCCGGCTCGCCCGGGACGGCGGCTACACGGCCGCGCGATTCCTCGAACTCGTCGCCGACCGCCCAGTGAGCGAGATCGTCGCGCCCTACGACGGCTACGCGAACGTTCGCCGAAACGTCGCCTACGAGTCGACCGCCGAGCGCGACGCGATGCTCGACGCGGCGGCCAACCAGGCCCGGTCGGCCGACGCCGACCTCAACACGCGCGACGGCTACCGGCTGGATTACGGCGACGCCTGGGTGCTCGCCCGGCCTTCGGGGACTGAGCCACTCGTCCGGATCTACGCCGAGGCACGCGAGAGAGAGCGGGCCGAGGCGCTCGTCACCGAGATGCACGAGGCGCTGGTCGAGGCGAAAGAGCGCGCCTGA
- the larB gene encoding nickel pincer cofactor biosynthesis protein LarB translates to MRELLEAVAAGECSPAEAEAQLNGYVTGEAGRFDAARDTRRGIPEAILAEGKTPEQVASLATTALETTGRALVTRLGDAHVDALEERLEGTVPDVTVDRRGTTLLATAADHDRSALEATVAIVTAGTVDGPVADEAALVCADAGLEVDRLDDVGVAALTRLIDQVDRVRAADVAIVAAGREGALPTVVAGLVDTPVIGVPVSSGYGHGGEGEAALAGMLQSCTVLSVVNVDAGFVAGAQATLIARAIDEARTGES, encoded by the coding sequence ATGCGCGAGTTACTCGAAGCCGTGGCCGCGGGGGAGTGTTCACCCGCCGAAGCCGAGGCTCAACTCAACGGGTACGTCACGGGCGAAGCGGGCCGATTCGACGCCGCCAGAGACACTCGTCGAGGAATCCCCGAGGCGATCCTCGCGGAGGGAAAGACGCCGGAACAGGTCGCGAGCCTGGCGACGACAGCCCTCGAAACGACGGGCCGGGCGCTCGTGACCCGACTCGGAGACGCTCACGTCGACGCGCTCGAGGAACGTCTCGAGGGGACGGTTCCGGACGTCACGGTCGACCGACGGGGAACGACCCTCCTCGCAACCGCGGCGGACCACGATCGGTCGGCGCTGGAGGCGACCGTGGCGATCGTCACCGCGGGCACGGTCGACGGCCCGGTCGCCGACGAGGCCGCCCTGGTCTGTGCCGACGCCGGCCTCGAGGTCGACCGGCTCGACGACGTGGGCGTCGCCGCGCTCACCCGGCTGATCGACCAGGTCGACCGAGTGCGGGCGGCCGACGTGGCGATCGTCGCGGCCGGCCGTGAGGGGGCGCTCCCGACCGTCGTCGCGGGTCTCGTCGACACCCCCGTGATCGGCGTACCGGTCTCGAGCGGTTACGGTCACGGTGGCGAAGGCGAGGCCGCCCTGGCGGGGATGCTTCAGTCGTGTACCGTCCTCTCGGTCGTGAACGTCGACGCCGGCTTCGTCGCCGGTGCTCAGGCGACGCTGATAGCTCGAGCGATCGACGAGGCTCGAACCGGCGAGTCGTAA
- a CDS encoding DUF7563 family protein — MPTCTHCGAHVSERFARVFADEDGKIHACISCSANAGIAEAARERATSS, encoded by the coding sequence ATGCCAACGTGTACCCACTGCGGCGCGCACGTCTCCGAGCGCTTCGCACGCGTCTTCGCCGACGAAGACGGGAAGATCCACGCGTGTATCAGCTGTTCAGCCAACGCTGGGATCGCGGAAGCGGCGAGAGAGCGCGCCACCAGTTCCTGA
- a CDS encoding GIY-YIG nuclease family protein, which produces MTERHTVYVLKCADGSLYTGYTTDLERRVDEHNAGTGAKYTRGRGPVEVVHVERYTSKSTAMSREYEIKQFARSRKERLVGFEGE; this is translated from the coding sequence ATGACCGAGCGACACACGGTGTACGTCCTCAAGTGCGCCGATGGCAGCCTCTACACGGGCTACACGACCGACCTCGAGCGACGCGTCGACGAGCACAACGCGGGAACGGGGGCGAAGTACACTCGCGGTCGCGGCCCCGTCGAGGTCGTCCACGTCGAACGCTACACCTCGAAATCGACCGCGATGAGCAGGGAGTACGAAATTAAACAGTTCGCACGCTCGCGGAAGGAGCGGTTGGTCGGCTTTGAGGGCGAGTGA
- a CDS encoding DUF1059 domain-containing protein: MATAHKLDCESAANDCRFVVQSEDEGEAIELARNHMKEAHGKDYTDEELQTEYLQSV, from the coding sequence ATGGCAACAGCACACAAACTCGACTGCGAATCGGCGGCGAACGATTGCCGGTTCGTCGTCCAGTCGGAAGACGAGGGAGAAGCGATCGAACTGGCGAGAAATCACATGAAGGAGGCCCACGGAAAGGATTACACGGACGAGGAACTGCAGACTGAATACCTGCAATCGGTCTGA
- a CDS encoding NADPH-dependent FMN reductase, which produces MEAAPHVVAVSGSLRKESTTRTALQYVLQAAADAGAETTLLDLREYDLPVYDPDADGQGDGDAAKQIVRDADAVVLGTPVYHGSYSGALKNFHDYCGWDEYEDTTVGLLATAGGGTYGSTLDHLRITVRGVHGWVLPHQVGIRNASSQFETDPNAIDGRAFVDPDLQERVEKLGRLLVQYAFISPEVTTPRASGSSSGSGADSSSSPGSSD; this is translated from the coding sequence ATGGAAGCCGCTCCACACGTCGTCGCCGTCTCGGGGAGCCTCCGCAAGGAGAGTACGACCCGGACGGCCCTCCAGTACGTCCTCCAGGCGGCGGCCGACGCCGGCGCCGAAACGACGCTGCTCGACCTCCGCGAGTACGACCTCCCCGTCTACGACCCCGACGCCGACGGACAGGGGGATGGAGACGCCGCGAAGCAGATCGTCCGCGACGCCGACGCGGTCGTCCTCGGGACGCCCGTCTACCACGGATCGTACTCCGGGGCCCTGAAGAACTTTCACGACTACTGCGGCTGGGACGAGTACGAGGACACCACCGTCGGCCTACTGGCGACCGCCGGCGGCGGAACCTACGGGTCGACCCTTGATCACCTCCGGATCACCGTCCGGGGCGTTCACGGCTGGGTCCTCCCGCACCAGGTCGGCATCCGGAACGCGTCCAGCCAGTTCGAGACCGATCCGAACGCCATCGACGGCCGGGCGTTCGTCGACCCCGACCTCCAGGAGCGCGTCGAGAAACTCGGCCGGCTGCTGGTCCAGTACGCGTTCATCTCGCCGGAGGTAACGACGCCGCGGGCGTCGGGTTCGAGCTCGGGCTCGGGTGCAGATTCGAGTTCGAGTCCGGGTTCGAGCGACTGA